In Lycorma delicatula isolate Av1 chromosome 10, ASM4794821v1, whole genome shotgun sequence, a genomic segment contains:
- the LOC142331034 gene encoding uncharacterized protein LOC142331034, with the protein MAGNIYNDDVKPNFWCNLCRTEVYGSVESHIAKKNLITHVKGTQHKQLLKYHHPSFMRCYICQVKIPMSYNLNKTIKNMCNHVNGNDHQDNIENSESDNSDYSSDGDYDDDYSDDDESYFSNRFNNQGIYYRHYNNYN; encoded by the coding sequence atggcaggaaatatttataatgatgatGTTAAGCCAAATTTTTGGTGCAATTTATGTAGAACTGAAGTTTATGGATCAGTTGAATCTCACATAGCAAAAAAGAATCTTATAACTCATGTAAAAGGAACGCAGCacaaacagttattaaaatatcatcatcCTAGTTTTATGAGGTGTTATATATGCCAGGTTAAAATACCAATGTCATATAacttgaataaaacaattaaaaatatgtgtaatcaTGTCAATGGCAATGATCATCAAGACAATATAGAAAATTCTGAAAGTGACAATTCTGATTATAGCAGTGATGGCGATTATGATGATGATTATTCTGATGACGATGAAAGTTATTTTTCTAATCGATTCAATAATCAGGGTATTTATTATCGTCATTACAACAATTACAATTGA